In Drosophila santomea strain STO CAGO 1482 chromosome 3L, Prin_Dsan_1.1, whole genome shotgun sequence, a single window of DNA contains:
- the LOC120448366 gene encoding serine/arginine repetitive matrix protein 1, producing the protein MEKAKGWLLMTATVLLLSLLASTDAALPFKKVSIAKTPASTSSTTSTTTEATAVEEEEVEEEQPVPTGDGGDSSKSDNGTLSKNSKLTGIPQIDYIWDPNLPRELRGYNLSTYPFLSTVPPMDEIHFKCEGLHDGFYASIEYKCQIYHHCVYGIRHDFLCANFTAFDQRTFICHFASDVDCEGSQKYWNRNDELYMATTTTSTSTTTTPAPPTQPPAPRRRPQRPQRPLRRPYNRRPIDDYYYEDQEQYEDDYYEERPVRRPKPRPRQRKPQVEPEYDDEYEDKRTEPKKPIRRNRNRYRDEEEALEEDYDERPSKRPRGKPTAGTAGRKISPRKPGRVEERRSFNEDRPLGRRRIEKERTTPSAALDDLDEYEKPYNGADQEEAAEEQTPQKVKTTPKPLTEFITPKAAAASVYARPRAPPRIARPVPINEKKKFSYPVQKITATTHAPSNSAQEEEEDYPEEKVEEDYEQPPVRNTPRRRTPASRAEQKPTRTTLRKPVTDKKPADEEYDEPAEPEPPRKRKRPLAPRSRAPAADVDFEDEEYEESPAPVSTAAPLRNQRLRTKATTRKPTVPPRPRKPIVEDEEELDHPVEPVEEEAPAPRSRANSLSGRNAGAGFSQRPSSVRVVKRPFLPSRGGSPYLPRGLQPVGVALKPLPTTDSTPIDMGSTISGVRLLEHGAPLLRGNPDSDEDDEAEAPPSPSPPRTTLPPRSALPATPKRVEPQRPKLNLDELYENDYDVTLNDALDPTLKPLSPQHPHPHSHQLPYQQQQQSQRQYANAYNPFAYQPAYQSPTSASASAPASASQPASYHSDSYFSSTDIRRRAIVPAQTTRPHRLEYAAAGGAAGGPSSGGAVSGSGVSRSHQPLGGRIAQHFYDDFAY; encoded by the exons ATGGAAAAAGCCAAAGGCTGGCTGTTAATGACAGCAACAG tgctgctgctgagccTGCTGGCCTCCACAGATGCCGCCCTGCCCTTCAAGAAGGTGTCCATTGCCAAGACACCCGCCTCCAcgagcagcaccaccagcacgACGACGGAAGCGACAGCCGTCGAGGAGGAGGaagtggaggaggagcagccagTGCCCACCGGAGATGGTGGCGACAGTAGCAAG TCGGACAATGGCACTCTGTCGAAGAACTCCAAGCTGACTGGCATTCCGCAGATCGATTATATCTGGGATCCGAATCTGCCCAGGGAACTGAGAGG CTACAACCTGTCGACCTATCCATTCCTGTCCACCGTGCCGCCCATGGACGAGATCCACTTCAAGTGCGAGGGGCTGCACGACGGCTTCTATGCCTCCATCGAGTACAAGTGTCAG ATCTACCACCACTGCGTCTATGGCATAAGGCACGACTTTCTGTGCGCCAACTTCACGGCCTTTGACCAGCGCACCTTCATCTGCCACTTTGCATCCGACGTGGACTGCGAGGGATCCCAGAAATACTGGAACAG GAACGATGAGCTCTATatggccaccaccaccacgtcGACGAGTACCACAACCACACCAGCGCCACCCACTCAACCTCCAGCACCTCGTCGTCGCCCGCAGAGACCACAGCGTCCGCTGAGAAGACCCTACAATCGCAGACCCATCGATGACTACTACTATGAGGATCAGGAGCAGTACGAGGATGATTACTACGAGGAGCGACCCGTACGTCGGCCCAAGCCAAGACCACGCCAAAGGAAGCCCCAAGTGGAGCCGGAGTACGACGATGAGTACGAGGACAAGCGGACGGAGCCCAAGAAACCCATCAGGCGCAATAGGAATCGCTACCGCGATGAGGAGGAGGCCCTGGAGGAGGACTATGACGAGCGGCCGAGTAAGAGACCAAGAGGCAAACCCACTGCAGGAACGGCGGGTCGCAAGATATCGCCGAGGAAACCAGGTCGCGTGGAGGAACGACGCAGCTTCAACGAAGATCGTCCGTTGGGAAGGAGGCGTATTGAAAAGGAAAGGACAACTCCATCAGCCGCTTTGGATGACCTGGATGAATATGAAAAACCCTACAACGGTGCGGATCAAGAAGAGGCCGCCGAAGAGCAAACGCCCCAAAAAGTGAAGACTACCCCAAAGCCATTAACGGAATTCATCACTCCAAAGGCGGCAGCCGCTTCCGTTTATGCTCGTCCTCGAGCTCCACCGCGGATTGCTCGCCCGGTTCCCATCAATGAAAAGAAGAAGTTCTCCTATCCAGTGCAAAAAATCACGGCCACCACACATGCACCATCCAACAGCgcccaggaggaggaggaggactaCCCTGAGGAGAAGGTGGAGGAGGACTACGAACAACCTCCAGTTCGAAACACTCCTCGAAGACGTACGCCAGCATCTCGCGCAGAGCAGAAGCCCACCAGAACCACGTTGCGGAAACCAGTAACAGATAAGAAGCCTGCCGATGAGGAGTACGACGAGCCGGCGGAGCCAGAACCTCCGAGGAAGCGCAAGCGTCCCTTGGCTCCCAGGTCTCGTGCCCCAGCAGCAGATGTCGACTTTGAGGATGAGGAGTACGAGGAGAGTCCAGCGCCCGTTTCGACAGCGGCTCCTTTGAGAAACCAGAGACTGAGGACCAAAGCAACTACCCGGAAGCCAACAGTGCCACCACGACCTCGCAAGCCAATCGTGGAGGATGAAGAGGAACTCGATCATCCAGTGGAGCCCGTCGAGGAGGAAGCACCAGCACCCAGATCGCGGGCCAATTCATTGAGCGGCCGAAACGCTGGCGCTGGTTTCTCCCAGCGACCTTCATCGGTACGTGTGGTCAAGAGACCTTTCCTGCCCTCCAGGGGCGGCAGTCCATATCTGCCCCGAGGTCTTCAaccggtgggcgtggccctaAAACCACTGCCAACCACCGATAGCACGCCCATTGACATGGGTTCCACCATTTCGGGAGTGCGTCTGCTCGAGCATGGGGCTCCTCTGTTGCGAGGAAATCCCGATAGCGATGAAGATGACGAGGCGGAGGCTCCTCCATCGCCCAGTCCACCCAGAACGACTCTTCCACCTCGCAGCGCGCTGCCCGCCACGCCCAAGCGTGTGGAACCGCAGCGACCAAAACTGAATCTCGACGAGCTCTACGAGAACGACTATGATGTGACATTGAACGATGCGCTCGATCCCACGCTGAAACCGCTCTCGCCCCAGCATCCGCATCCCCATTCGCATCAGCTTCCataccagcagcagcagcaatcgcaGCGGCAATATGCCAACGCCTATAATCCATTCGCCTATCAGCCAGCGTATCAATCACCAACATCCGCTTCAGCATCCGCACCTGCATCCGCATCGCAACCAGCGAGCTATCATAGTGATTCCTATTTCTCGTCGACAGATATACGCAGGCGGGCTATTGTCCCGGCGCAAACCACGCGTCCACATCGACTCGAATACGCTGCTGCCGGAGGAGCAGCCGGCGGACCTTCCAGCGGAGGAGCCGTCTCCGGGTCGGGAGTGAGCCGGAGCCACCAGCCGCTGGGCGGACGGATTGCCCAGCATTTCTACGACGACTTTGCCTACTGA
- the LOC120449771 gene encoding uncharacterized protein LOC120449771, with translation MDLMELLHQLFLHILDIFKIYVKFALITLVIYFLAEWYILRYGAELEAELDAHLVEGAELREESPERPESNSTLSKVFRFVVNFFIL, from the coding sequence ATGGATCTAATGGAGCTGCTGCATCAGCTGTTCCTTCACATACTCGACATATTCAAGATCTACGTCAAGTTTGCACTGATCACGCTGGTCATCTACTTCCTGGCCGAGTGGTACATACTGCGATATGGAGCAGAATTGGAGGCCGAACTGGACGCCCATCTGGTGGAAGGTGCCGAACTGAGAGAGGAGTCCCCCGAGCGACCCGAATCGAATAGCACGCTGAGCAAGGTGTTTCGCTTTGTGGTGAACTTTTTCATCCTCTAA